TTTTTTCTTTGTTGCAGATTCAAATTGTTTTTCAAAATTCTTATTGGATTCTAGAACATTTCCTGCAAGATCAGTTATTGCAATAGATTCGTCAGTAAACGATAGTGCTTCTATAATTTTTGATTGTTTAAGTTTATTATTAACATTTAAAGCATTAATCAATAGTGCTTCCTGAAACTTGCTTATATAGGATGGATTTAACTGATTGTTTGTAGAATTTTTAAGTTTTATCAAGAGCTTCTTTTCTTTTAGCGATAAACCTTGACAATAATTTTCATAAAAGTAATCAAATATTACTTTTATTACTTTTGGATCAAATGTTAAAAAGAATCTGGATTTTTGCTCTTTAAAACTTCTCTCATCAAGATTTGGTTCATCAAATAAAACTAAAAACGACAATAAATCAGACAAACCAATATATAAGTGTTCATTACTTTGAACCTCAAGTGGAACTTTAAGAAGATATGATTTAGAAATTTTCTTTAGGACCAAATTGGGGAAATTTTTATTTGCTTGAACTAAAAACGCAGCTTGATCATATTCTTTATAAAATTTTTTTAAAAGAGTATCCAAAGTTTCAATTGGAAATCGGAAATTTAAAGTTTGAAATTTAAAATTAAATTTTTCTTCAAAATAATTTAATATTGATTTTTTTATGTGAACAGTCTTCATGTTTTTATTTTCATTTTAATAGTTCTTAAAAGTAGTCTCTGATTATCTTTTATGTACCTCAGAAGTATAGGATTACCTCAAGAACTAAGCTGTTTCTATATAAATATCAAGGTAATCATCCACTTAGTCTAATCTTGATAGCTGAGTTTAAAAATACTTTCACTAAGGCCTCATTAAGACGAGACCTCAAGTAACAAGGCAAGACGCGATAGCTTTTGTGCAGTTCCTGGTAAATGTTTTTCTGATAATATGTTTTCTAAGCCACGTTTTAATTCTACTAAAGATAAACCTCCTAAGGTTTCAAGTACACTTGGCAACCAAGTAGGATCATATTTACTTCCAATTTTACTAGCTTGTTCTAAAAGATCTTTAGTACAGATAATTAGTTTAGATCCACCTGAAATAAATGAACTAGTTTCTTCATAGTTTGAACTCATACTTATTCCAAGTGAATTTCCTTTTTCACCAGGATGAATAATTAAATTAGAAACTTGTTGTTCTGGGCCAATTAAAAAAGGATCAGGATGATTAGCATTAGAAAACCTAACGTTTCTAGCACCAACATTAAAAACCCCATACCAAGCATTTACAGAAATTCCTGTACTTTTAAATATATTGTTTAATTGTTTATTTAAATGACTTAAAACTTCTTTAGGTTTTAACGAGATTTCTGCTCTAGTTTTTAAACCATTCATTTCTCCTAAGACATATCCACTCACCATTGAAGAAGGGAGTCCACCAACAACTTGACCTATAAGCACTAAAGTTATATCAGGATTCAAATCACTTATCCACCAAAAGTTTCCATTAAAACAAGAAGATCCATCTTCTAAAACACTAAACAATATTTTTTCATTCGACTCA
The window above is part of the Candidatus Melainabacteria bacterium genome. Proteins encoded here:
- a CDS encoding SpoIIE family protein phosphatase, yielding MDITQLKNENIVLPIEFISFINELDKFSSKKEIAYALINILLPKFSAKFSSYVEKKEDSLSVVCQIGESNSVKNVFNKEMCEQIYNWVMSQRQLASLKIPGKENFIFVPLIDQSTSQSIEHGLLVFCIADDLIGINKELNVAVNLLSKVTSLFMTRFFRNDNEASFLRLQEDISSELKLTAKLQKSISGSESNEKILFSVLEDGSSCFNGNFWWISDLNPDITLVLIGQVVGGLPSSMVSGYVLGEMNGLKTRAEISLKPKEVLSHLNKQLNNIFKSTGISVNAWYGVFNVGARNVRFSNANHPDPFLIGPEQQVSNLIIHPGEKGNSLGISMSSNYEETSSFISGGSKLIICTKDLLEQASKIGSKYDPTWLPSVLETLGGLSLVELKRGLENILSEKHLPGTAQKLSRLALLLEVSS